The following coding sequences lie in one Acidimicrobiia bacterium genomic window:
- a CDS encoding glycosyltransferase, translated as MTILTTGFVVMGLLAGTVLLWRLPLVGVERGKGRVSVIVPARNEAANLTKLLASLAAQSHRALEVLVVDDGSTDATAAVASAAGATVISAPALPAGWAGKPWACQTGVDAARGDVLLFLDADVHLASDAVDRLLGTANNGLLSVQPFHEVERPYEQFSAFPNVVALLASGIATLRPSSHPGLAFGPCLLTTPDELRAAGGFASVAGESIEDIALARSFERAGLPVTCLGGGDMVRFRMYPKGPAALIEGWGKNLSGGARRARLFPLLGAVTWVCGAVSASIEAVSTRSVWSTVVYATWAAQLWWMLRRVGSFRWWVAALFPIPLTGFIGLFAWSLLQRVGRRSVTWRGRQIPV; from the coding sequence GTGACCATCCTCACGACGGGCTTCGTGGTGATGGGTCTGTTGGCCGGTACAGTATTGCTCTGGCGTCTGCCGTTGGTAGGGGTGGAGCGGGGCAAGGGTCGGGTGTCGGTGATCGTGCCCGCCCGCAACGAAGCCGCCAATCTAACGAAGCTACTGGCCAGCCTCGCCGCCCAGAGCCACCGCGCCTTGGAGGTGTTGGTCGTGGACGACGGCTCCACTGATGCCACGGCCGCAGTGGCCTCCGCCGCCGGGGCCACGGTGATCTCGGCCCCGGCGCTTCCGGCGGGATGGGCGGGCAAACCGTGGGCCTGCCAGACGGGGGTGGACGCGGCGAGGGGCGACGTTCTCTTGTTCCTCGATGCCGACGTGCACCTCGCGTCTGATGCCGTGGACCGACTGCTCGGAACGGCCAACAATGGCCTCCTCTCGGTCCAACCCTTCCACGAGGTGGAGCGGCCCTATGAGCAGTTCTCCGCCTTCCCGAACGTGGTGGCGTTGCTGGCGTCGGGGATCGCCACCCTGCGGCCCTCGTCGCACCCAGGCCTCGCGTTCGGTCCTTGTTTGCTCACCACTCCAGACGAGCTGCGGGCGGCGGGGGGCTTCGCCTCGGTGGCCGGAGAGTCCATCGAGGACATCGCACTGGCCCGCTCGTTTGAACGAGCGGGGTTGCCGGTCACCTGTTTGGGTGGCGGCGACATGGTGCGCTTCCGCATGTACCCGAAGGGGCCGGCCGCGTTGATTGAGGGATGGGGTAAGAACCTCAGCGGGGGGGCCCGACGCGCCCGACTATTTCCGCTCCTGGGGGCGGTTACCTGGGTGTGCGGGGCCGTATCAGCCTCCATCGAGGCGGTTTCGACTCGCAGCGTGTGGTCGACGGTCGTGTACGCCACATGGGCGGCACAACTGTGGTGGATGTTGCGGCGGGTGGGGTCGTTCCGTTGGTGGGTGGCGGCGTTGTTTCCGATTCCGCTCACCGGCTTCATCGGGCTCTTCGCCTGGTCGTTACTGCAGCGCGTCGGGCGCCGCAGCGTGACCTGGCGGGGACGGCAGATCCCCGTCTGA
- a CDS encoding lycopene cyclase domain-containing protein has product MDRLQYLFLMGSCVLITLPLEFYFGVRVWRRPRRLFLSLLPAFALFVVWDLWASNTGTWSFSPRYTVGITLPGGMAIEELVFFTIIPVCGLLTLETVRSILQRRSRP; this is encoded by the coding sequence ATGGATCGGCTCCAGTACCTGTTTCTTATGGGGTCCTGTGTGCTGATCACTCTGCCGCTCGAGTTCTACTTCGGGGTGCGGGTGTGGCGCCGTCCCCGTCGACTGTTCCTCTCGCTACTCCCCGCCTTCGCCCTGTTCGTAGTCTGGGATCTGTGGGCCTCCAACACGGGCACCTGGTCCTTTAGCCCTCGCTACACCGTGGGGATCACCCTCCCGGGAGGAATGGCGATTGAGGAACTGGTCTTCTTCACCATCATCCCGGTGTGCGGCCTCCTCACCCTCGAAACCGTGCGCAGCATCCTGCAGAGGCGAAGCCGGCCCTGA
- the crtI gene encoding phytoene desaturase produces the protein MTKRVVIIGAGLGGLSAACHLAGSGHEVTVIEAASIPGGRAGSLASEGFRFDTGPSVLTMPHLIDRCFEAAGVDGSALLKLRPVDPMYRACYADGSELRVRHGREAMTQEIASVCGAREAAAFGRFCDWLSTLYRIEMPTFIERNFDSPLDLAHPIAPALELVRLGGFRRLAKVVSSYFDDERLRRIFTFQAMYAGLAPYEALAIYAVITYMDSVNGVFIPEGGMHALPVALAEAAEQAGATFRYDTRADRILLAEGTSGRVTGVRLADGEVVEAEVVVANPDLPVAYRSLLPGTPMPLMARRGDYSPSAIVWHVGVRGDLPPGTEHHNIHFGQDWDGAFRAILKDGIRMPDPSLLVSVPSLHEPTMAPAGSHAIYVLEPTPNLDGKVDWIAERPRLREGLLGHLDRLGYPTDIVTEQLLDPLDWEAQGMERGTPFALSHKFRQTGPFRPGNLEKRAPGLVFTGSSTLPGVGVPMVLVSGMLAAQRVEAMGTA, from the coding sequence ATGACGAAGCGCGTGGTGATTATCGGGGCTGGTCTGGGCGGGCTTTCCGCCGCCTGCCATCTGGCGGGCTCTGGGCACGAGGTGACGGTGATCGAGGCGGCTTCTATTCCCGGCGGTCGGGCCGGGTCGTTGGCGAGTGAGGGCTTCCGCTTCGACACCGGCCCATCAGTGCTCACCATGCCCCACCTCATTGACCGCTGTTTCGAGGCCGCCGGGGTAGACGGCTCGGCGCTGCTGAAGTTGCGGCCTGTCGACCCGATGTATCGGGCCTGTTACGCCGACGGATCCGAATTGCGGGTTCGTCACGGGCGCGAGGCGATGACCCAGGAGATCGCCTCGGTATGCGGTGCGCGCGAGGCGGCGGCATTCGGCCGTTTCTGCGATTGGCTTTCCACGCTCTACCGGATCGAGATGCCCACCTTCATCGAGCGCAATTTCGATTCGCCGCTCGATCTTGCCCACCCGATCGCGCCGGCTCTCGAACTGGTGCGTCTCGGAGGGTTCCGTCGGCTTGCCAAGGTGGTGTCTAGTTACTTCGACGACGAGCGCCTTCGGAGGATCTTCACCTTCCAGGCCATGTACGCCGGTCTGGCGCCCTATGAGGCCCTGGCTATCTACGCCGTCATCACCTACATGGACAGCGTGAATGGCGTATTCATCCCGGAAGGCGGTATGCATGCCCTCCCGGTGGCGTTGGCGGAGGCGGCCGAGCAGGCGGGGGCCACCTTCCGTTACGACACCCGAGCCGATCGCATTTTGTTGGCGGAAGGCACCTCGGGTCGTGTCACGGGGGTGCGCCTGGCCGACGGCGAGGTGGTGGAAGCCGAGGTGGTCGTGGCTAACCCGGATCTTCCGGTGGCCTATCGCAGTTTGCTGCCGGGTACTCCGATGCCGCTCATGGCCCGCCGGGGCGACTACTCGCCGTCGGCGATCGTGTGGCACGTGGGGGTGCGCGGCGATCTTCCCCCGGGTACTGAGCATCACAACATTCACTTCGGTCAGGACTGGGACGGCGCCTTCCGGGCGATTCTGAAGGATGGCATCCGGATGCCGGATCCGTCGCTGCTGGTGAGCGTGCCTTCGCTCCACGAACCCACGATGGCCCCGGCCGGATCCCACGCCATCTACGTGCTCGAGCCCACCCCCAACCTCGATGGCAAGGTCGACTGGATCGCCGAGCGCCCCCGATTGCGTGAGGGCCTCCTCGGGCACTTGGACCGCCTTGGCTACCCGACCGACATCGTCACCGAGCAACTGCTGGACCCGCTGGATTGGGAGGCGCAGGGCATGGAGCGAGGTACGCCCTTTGCGTTGTCGCACAAATTCCGCCAGACCGGCCCGTTCCGACCCGGCAACCTCGAGAAGCGGGCCCCGGGGTTGGTATTCACCGGATCGAGCACACTTCCGGGTGTCGGCGTGCCGATGGTGCTGGTGTCGGGCATGCTGGCAGCCCAACGAGTGGAGGCCATGGGGACAGCATGA
- a CDS encoding lycopene cyclase domain-containing protein, with translation MPIYPTLAVSAALVVIFIEIVVLRSGLFKEPAYWIAMAICYGFMIPVDGWLTKQSAAIVIYRPSDTSGLYPIWDIPLEEYAYAFALLTAVMLTWDWLGRSRATNTPIDEEAHA, from the coding sequence ATGCCCATCTACCCCACTCTGGCGGTCAGCGCAGCGCTCGTGGTGATCTTCATCGAGATTGTCGTACTCCGCTCCGGACTGTTCAAGGAGCCGGCCTATTGGATCGCCATGGCCATCTGTTACGGCTTCATGATCCCGGTGGATGGATGGCTCACCAAACAGTCGGCGGCGATCGTGATCTACCGGCCATCGGACACCAGTGGCCTCTATCCGATCTGGGACATTCCCCTCGAGGAGTACGCCTACGCCTTTGCGTTACTCACCGCCGTCATGCTCACCTGGGACTGGCTGGGTCGTTCCCGGGCCACCAACACCCCCATCGACGAGGAGGCCCACGCATGA
- a CDS encoding phytoene/squalene synthase family protein — protein MTVTLDESYARCRELNKRYGTTYYWSTFALPRVKRHHVWALYAFCRHADDIVDDLGPASVEARERALTDFGDRFFADLAAGASVDPVLKAVVHTVRAFDIDTNCFRRFLRSMAMDLTVAGYATWDDLLVYMDGSAAVIGEMMLPILEPLQPEALQHARDLGNAFQLTNFLRDVSEDLDRARIYLPQEDLDRFGADPRRRVVDRAWRQVMAFEIERARDLYRSADMGVDLLPISSSRCIQAARTLYSEILDRIESNDYDVFTQRATVPTWRKASLAVRLMR, from the coding sequence ATGACGGTAACGCTCGACGAGAGCTACGCCCGCTGCCGTGAACTGAACAAGCGGTACGGCACCACCTACTACTGGTCGACCTTTGCGCTACCGCGAGTGAAGCGACACCATGTGTGGGCTCTCTACGCCTTCTGTCGCCACGCCGACGACATCGTGGACGACCTCGGTCCGGCCTCGGTGGAGGCACGGGAGCGGGCGCTCACCGATTTCGGTGACCGTTTCTTCGCCGATCTGGCCGCTGGCGCGTCGGTGGATCCAGTGCTGAAAGCGGTGGTCCATACCGTGCGGGCCTTCGATATCGACACCAACTGCTTCCGGCGCTTCCTGCGGTCGATGGCCATGGACCTCACGGTGGCTGGCTACGCCACCTGGGATGATCTCCTCGTGTACATGGATGGCTCCGCCGCCGTGATCGGCGAGATGATGCTTCCCATTCTCGAGCCCTTGCAGCCGGAAGCACTTCAGCACGCCCGGGATCTGGGGAATGCCTTCCAACTGACGAACTTCTTGCGTGATGTGAGCGAAGACCTCGACCGGGCCCGCATCTACCTACCTCAGGAAGACCTCGATCGCTTCGGAGCCGATCCCCGACGTCGGGTGGTAGACCGCGCCTGGCGCCAGGTGATGGCCTTCGAAATCGAGCGGGCCCGCGATCTGTATCGGTCAGCCGATATGGGGGTGGATCTTCTGCCGATCTCGTCGTCGCGTTGTATCCAGGCCGCTCGCACCCTTTACTCGGAGATCCTCGACCGGATCGAGTCGAACGACTACGACGTGTTCACCCAGCGAGCCACCGTACCCACCTGGCGTAAAGCCAGCCTCGCGGTCCGCCTGATGCGGTGA
- a CDS encoding SDR family oxidoreductase, with translation MIQDRFRLDHQVAIVTGAGRGIGAACAIALAEAGADVLLSSRTEAQLNEVAGRIEALGRRAVVVPADLSDLHAVAGLADTAQAELGRVDIVVNNVGGSMPRAFMDTSPERLVREFSWNVATAHALTRAAVPHMLAVGGGAVVGISSMMGRTSGRGFVAYGTAKAGLSHWTRLAAQDLSPRIRVNGIAVGSIATSALEIVLEDDALRTAMEQSTPLQRIGEPEEIAATVLFLASPAGGYMTGKIVEVDGGIEQPNLDMGLPDL, from the coding sequence ATGATCCAAGATCGTTTCCGGCTCGACCATCAGGTTGCCATCGTCACCGGCGCCGGTCGAGGCATCGGGGCGGCGTGTGCCATCGCGTTGGCCGAAGCGGGGGCCGACGTGCTGCTGTCCTCGCGCACCGAAGCGCAACTCAACGAAGTAGCTGGACGCATCGAGGCCCTCGGCCGCCGGGCGGTGGTCGTGCCGGCGGATCTAAGTGACCTCCACGCCGTCGCCGGTCTGGCCGACACGGCCCAAGCGGAACTCGGCCGGGTGGACATTGTGGTGAACAACGTGGGTGGGTCGATGCCGCGCGCCTTCATGGACACCTCGCCCGAGCGACTGGTTCGGGAATTCTCCTGGAACGTCGCCACCGCTCATGCCCTCACCCGTGCCGCGGTGCCGCACATGCTGGCCGTCGGCGGCGGGGCCGTGGTGGGCATCTCGTCGATGATGGGGCGCACCTCCGGCCGGGGCTTCGTGGCCTACGGCACCGCCAAGGCGGGCCTATCCCACTGGACCCGCCTCGCCGCTCAAGACCTATCCCCCCGCATTCGGGTCAACGGCATCGCGGTGGGATCCATCGCCACTTCCGCCCTCGAAATCGTGCTCGAAGACGACGCCCTGCGCACCGCCATGGAGCAGAGCACCCCCCTCCAGCGCATCGGTGAGCCGGAGGAAATCGCCGCCACGGTGCTCTTCCTCGCCTCCCCGGCGGGGGGCTACATGACGGGCAAAATCGTGGAGGTAGACGGCGGCATCGAACAGCCCAATCTCGATATGGGACTCCCCGACCTGTAA